One stretch of Segatella copri DNA includes these proteins:
- a CDS encoding IS110 family transposase — MQIYGIDLAKEKFDVSFFDLTSKKVSNHPSHKVVKNNFKSIGRFLETLPSDAVLVAEHTGVYGDTLLKCCMDSNVKIAFVGGYVIHRYRATPDRAKTDVLDCALLRDFGERYPDKLKYKTFPEEALYELRQLARHREMLVEQRKQLITADKSEDCRPIRSLTVKRSMDRIKEMLDTEIAETEKEMLKVINGHESIRHNYELVKSVDGVGLITAVELLVKTENFTKITTARQYAAYAGTAPYEKSSGKMDKGAHISKIGNRRSKTLLYICAESARLHNKEIKLYYERRTLIDKKPRHYVLNAIANKLLRIIFTLVEKGEYYDANFIRQDPRVVKYN, encoded by the coding sequence ATGCAAATATACGGAATAGATTTGGCAAAAGAGAAATTTGACGTAAGTTTTTTCGACTTGACATCAAAAAAAGTATCAAACCACCCTTCACATAAGGTTGTAAAGAACAATTTTAAGAGTATCGGAAGGTTTTTAGAAACCCTTCCAAGCGATGCTGTATTGGTTGCTGAGCATACCGGAGTTTATGGTGATACTCTCTTGAAGTGCTGCATGGATAGCAATGTGAAGATTGCCTTTGTGGGTGGATATGTCATCCATAGATACAGAGCTACCCCTGACCGTGCCAAGACGGATGTCCTGGATTGTGCACTGCTCAGAGATTTTGGAGAGAGATATCCTGATAAGCTGAAATACAAGACGTTTCCAGAAGAGGCTCTATATGAGCTTCGTCAATTGGCACGCCACCGGGAAATGCTTGTAGAACAGCGTAAGCAGCTAATAACAGCCGACAAGAGCGAGGATTGTCGTCCTATCAGAAGTCTTACCGTCAAGCGAAGCATGGACCGCATCAAAGAGATGTTGGACACGGAAATTGCAGAGACGGAAAAAGAAATGTTGAAAGTCATAAATGGACATGAGAGCATTCGCCACAACTATGAGCTTGTTAAAAGTGTCGATGGAGTTGGGCTGATTACCGCAGTAGAACTATTGGTAAAAACAGAGAATTTCACAAAAATAACTACAGCGCGCCAATATGCTGCTTATGCAGGAACTGCGCCATACGAAAAATCATCGGGGAAAATGGACAAGGGAGCACATATATCCAAGATTGGTAATAGACGGTCAAAGACCTTGTTGTACATCTGCGCAGAAAGCGCCAGATTGCACAACAAGGAGATTAAACTGTATTACGAGAGACGTACTTTAATAGATAAAAAGCCGCGTCATTATGTACTAAATGCCATAGCAAACAAGTTGCTAAGGATCATATTCACCCTCGTGGAAAAAGGTGAATACTATGACGCAAACTTCATTAGGCAAGACCCAAGGGTCGTTAAATATAATTAA
- the ybeY gene encoding rRNA maturation RNase YbeY — MITYNVDGVKMPKIKKRDTSAWIRKVAASHGRKVGEIGYMFVDDEKILEVNNEYLGHDYYTDVITFDYDEDDVINGDIVISLDTVRTNAEQFGKTYDDELHRVIIHGILHLCGINDKGPGEREIMEENENKALALLEGASILKK, encoded by the coding sequence ATGATAACATACAATGTAGACGGCGTGAAAATGCCAAAGATTAAGAAGCGTGATACGAGTGCTTGGATTCGCAAGGTCGCTGCCTCTCATGGCCGCAAGGTGGGTGAGATTGGCTATATGTTTGTAGATGACGAGAAGATTCTCGAAGTGAACAACGAGTATCTGGGTCATGATTACTATACCGATGTCATCACCTTCGATTACGATGAGGATGATGTGATTAACGGCGACATCGTGATTTCGCTCGATACGGTCCGCACCAATGCCGAGCAGTTTGGCAAGACCTACGATGATGAGCTTCACCGCGTCATCATCCATGGCATCCTGCACCTCTGCGGAATCAACGACAAGGGTCCGGGAGAGCGAGAAATCATGGAGGAGAACGAGAATAAGGCATTAGCCCTACTCGAAGGTGCTTCGATATTGAAGAAGTAA
- the coaD gene encoding pantetheine-phosphate adenylyltransferase, which yields MKIGIFTGTFDPFTIGHQNIAERALPMFDKLVIAVAVSKLKHASEEISKRVEDIRKVFPKECAELVDEADASKGYRLEVVSYDDLTIDLAHRMGARFLVRGVRSAKDFEYEREQADINKQLGGVETILLFSDPRYSSISSTLVRELRFFGREVDEFLPKIK from the coding sequence ATGAAGATAGGAATATTTACGGGTACATTCGACCCATTTACGATAGGACATCAGAACATTGCCGAGCGTGCCTTGCCCATGTTTGACAAGCTCGTGATTGCAGTGGCGGTGAGCAAGCTGAAGCACGCCAGCGAGGAAATCTCGAAGCGTGTGGAGGATATCAGAAAGGTTTTCCCGAAGGAATGTGCAGAGCTGGTAGATGAGGCCGATGCTTCCAAGGGCTACCGTCTGGAGGTGGTTTCTTACGATGATCTCACCATCGATTTGGCGCATCGCATGGGAGCCAGGTTTCTGGTTCGTGGCGTCCGTTCTGCCAAGGATTTCGAGTACGAGCGAGAGCAGGCTGACATCAATAAGCAGTTGGGCGGCGTAGAAACCATCCTGCTGTTTTCTGACCCAAGATACAGCAGCATCAGCTCAACGCTGGTCAGGGAGCTGAGGTTCTTCGGAAGAGAAGTAGATGAATTTTTACCAAAAATAAAATAA
- a CDS encoding bile acid:sodium symporter family protein produces MLKLFQGLSKLLANYTSIFVIGVAVFTFFFPHTFDWVRGTTQTVILGIIMLTMGLTLTTNDFKILAQRPLDVFIGACAQFIIMPGVAYTLVHVWHLDPALALGILLVGCCPGGVSSNIMSYLCHGDVAFSVGMTCASTILAPVMTPLLMKITAGEIIHVDAVGMFINILIVTIIPVAIGCALNYIYGKKDCFPTIQSLMPGISVTCLAIIVGGVISTVHDDLVARCLSLFLWTFAVVFCHNTLGYLLGWLAGKCAGFNTAKKRTISIEVGMQNAGLATVLAGNFFAAQPLAVLPCAISCAWHSISGTILAGIYLKWDRMHNAR; encoded by the coding sequence ATGCTTAAGTTATTTCAAGGGCTCAGCAAGCTGCTGGCCAATTACACATCTATCTTCGTGATAGGTGTTGCAGTGTTCACATTCTTCTTCCCACATACCTTCGACTGGGTGCGCGGAACTACTCAAACCGTCATTCTCGGCATCATCATGCTCACCATGGGTCTGACCTTGACCACCAACGACTTCAAGATTCTGGCCCAACGCCCGCTGGATGTCTTCATCGGAGCCTGTGCCCAGTTCATCATCATGCCTGGCGTGGCTTATACCCTGGTTCATGTGTGGCATCTTGACCCAGCCCTGGCACTCGGAATCCTGCTGGTAGGTTGCTGTCCTGGCGGCGTTTCGAGCAACATCATGAGTTATCTGTGTCATGGCGATGTAGCTTTCTCCGTAGGAATGACCTGCGCCTCTACCATTCTTGCACCGGTGATGACTCCGCTGCTGATGAAGATTACAGCAGGCGAGATTATCCATGTAGATGCTGTGGGAATGTTCATCAACATCCTCATCGTAACGATTATTCCTGTAGCCATCGGCTGCGCCCTCAACTATATTTACGGCAAGAAAGACTGCTTCCCTACCATCCAGAGTCTGATGCCGGGCATCAGCGTTACGTGTCTGGCAATCATCGTAGGCGGCGTGATTTCTACGGTTCACGATGACCTCGTTGCTCGCTGCTTATCGCTCTTCCTCTGGACTTTCGCCGTGGTTTTCTGCCACAACACGCTGGGTTATCTTCTGGGTTGGCTTGCCGGAAAATGTGCCGGATTCAATACAGCCAAGAAGCGTACCATCAGTATTGAGGTAGGAATGCAGAACGCCGGTCTTGCCACGGTACTTGCTGGCAACTTCTTCGCAGCCCAGCCTCTCGCCGTATTACCTTGCGCCATCAGTTGCGCCTGGCACAGCATTTCCGGCACCATCCTTGCAGGAATCTATCTGAAATGGGATCGCATGCACAATGCCAGATAA
- the ruvB gene encoding Holliday junction branch migration DNA helicase RuvB has protein sequence MNEDFDIRQEMVSPAEKEFEKALRPLKFSDFSGQNGVVENLEVFVEAAKYRGEPLDHTLLHGPPGLGKTTLSNIIANELGVGFKITSGPVLDKPGDLAGILTSLEPNDVLFIDEIHRLSPVVEEYLYSAMEDYRIDIMIDKGPSARSIQIDLNPFTLVGATTRSGLLTAPLRARFGINLHLEYYDPATLQKIIKRSAMLLKVPIEDEAAVEISRRSRGTPRIANSLLRRVRDFAQVKGNGTITYDIAQMALKALNIDQYGLDEIDNKILTTIIDKFRGGPVGVSTIATAIGEDGGTVEEVYEPFLIMEGFIKRTPRGRMATPLAYEHLGRNPYTSNIMQGDLFE, from the coding sequence ATGAACGAAGATTTTGATATAAGACAAGAAATGGTTTCGCCTGCCGAAAAGGAATTCGAGAAGGCGCTGCGCCCGCTGAAGTTTTCTGATTTCAGCGGACAGAATGGCGTGGTAGAAAATCTCGAGGTCTTTGTTGAGGCTGCCAAATATCGAGGCGAACCGCTCGACCATACGCTCCTCCACGGTCCGCCGGGATTGGGTAAGACCACGCTGAGCAACATCATCGCCAACGAACTGGGCGTAGGATTCAAGATTACATCGGGTCCTGTGCTTGATAAGCCGGGTGATCTGGCGGGAATCCTTACCTCGCTGGAACCCAACGATGTGCTCTTCATCGATGAAATCCACCGTCTTTCGCCTGTGGTAGAGGAGTATCTCTATTCGGCGATGGAGGATTACCGCATCGACATCATGATAGACAAGGGTCCTTCGGCTCGAAGCATCCAGATAGACTTGAATCCGTTTACCCTCGTGGGAGCGACAACGAGAAGCGGTCTGCTTACAGCTCCTCTGCGCGCCCGTTTCGGAATCAATCTGCATCTCGAATATTACGACCCGGCTACGCTTCAGAAGATTATCAAGCGAAGTGCGATGCTCCTGAAGGTGCCGATAGAGGATGAGGCGGCAGTGGAAATCTCCCGTCGTTCGCGCGGAACCCCTCGTATCGCCAACTCTCTGCTCAGAAGAGTGCGTGATTTCGCCCAGGTAAAGGGCAACGGAACCATCACTTACGATATTGCCCAGATGGCGCTCAAGGCGCTCAACATCGACCAGTATGGCTTGGATGAAATTGATAATAAGATTCTCACCACCATCATCGACAAGTTCCGTGGTGGCCCGGTAGGCGTAAGCACCATTGCCACGGCAATAGGCGAGGATGGCGGCACCGTAGAGGAGGTTTACGAGCCGTTCCTCATCATGGAGGGTTTCATCAAGCGCACGCCGCGAGGAAGAATGGCAACGCCGCTTGCCTACGAGCATCTCGGCAGAAATCCGTATACAAGCAATATTATGCAGGGCGACCTGTTTGAGTGA
- the dusB gene encoding tRNA dihydrouridine synthase DusB, translating to MKIGNIEFGPQPLFLAPMEDVTDIGFRMLCKRFGAAMVYTEFVSAEALVRSIKSTVSKLTISDEERPVGIQIYGRTTEDMVEAAKIVEQAKPDVIDINFGCPVKKVAGKGAGAGMLRNIPLMLDITREVVKAVNVPVTVKTRLGWDCENLIITDLAEQLQDCGIQALTIHGRTRSQMYTGEADWSLIGEVKNNPRIHIPIIGNGDITTPEEAKLAFERYGVDAVMIGRATFGRPWIFKEIRDYLDNTGAAPLTVDEKIDLLEEQLRINVERIDEYRGILHTRRHLAASPIFKGIPDFRQTRIAMLRATTVEELTGILKECRKRIKAIE from the coding sequence ATGAAAATAGGTAATATAGAATTTGGGCCTCAGCCCCTCTTCCTCGCTCCGATGGAAGACGTAACGGATATTGGCTTTCGCATGCTCTGCAAGCGATTCGGAGCTGCCATGGTTTATACAGAGTTCGTATCGGCGGAAGCCTTGGTGAGAAGCATCAAGAGTACTGTCAGCAAGCTTACGATAAGCGATGAGGAGCGCCCTGTGGGCATTCAGATTTATGGTCGCACCACCGAGGATATGGTGGAAGCTGCAAAAATCGTAGAACAGGCGAAGCCGGATGTGATTGATATTAACTTCGGCTGTCCGGTGAAGAAGGTTGCAGGAAAGGGTGCAGGAGCCGGAATGCTCCGAAATATCCCACTGATGCTGGATATTACAAGAGAGGTGGTGAAGGCGGTAAACGTGCCCGTAACCGTGAAAACCCGACTGGGATGGGATTGCGAGAACCTCATCATCACCGACCTTGCCGAGCAGCTACAGGATTGCGGAATCCAGGCGCTCACCATCCACGGCAGAACCCGTAGCCAGATGTACACCGGAGAAGCCGACTGGAGCCTCATCGGAGAGGTGAAGAACAATCCCCGCATCCATATTCCGATTATTGGCAACGGCGATATTACGACCCCGGAAGAAGCCAAGCTTGCCTTCGAAAGATACGGCGTAGATGCGGTGATGATTGGTAGAGCCACCTTCGGCAGGCCATGGATTTTCAAGGAAATACGCGATTACTTAGACAATACGGGTGCAGCCCCACTCACCGTAGATGAAAAAATCGACCTCCTGGAGGAGCAGCTCCGCATCAACGTGGAGCGCATCGATGAGTACAGAGGCATTCTCCACACCCGTCGCCACCTAGCCGCCTCCCCTATCTTCAAGGGCATTCCCGATTTTCGCCAGACGAGAATCGCCATGCTGAGAGCCACGACCGTGGAGGAACTAACTGGAATTCTGAAAGAATGTAGGAAGAGAATCAAGGCAATAGAATAA